CGGCAATCGCCTCCTCCAGCACGGCGCGGACTTCGGTGGCCAGCTCATCATATTCCGCAGCACTGATCTCGCCTGCTGCCCGCGCGGGGTGGATGCGCGCGCGGAACAGCGCCTCGGACACATAAATATTGCCAAGACCCGCCACCACGCGCTGGTCAAGCAGCAGCGCCTTGATGCTCGTGCGCCGCCCGCGCCCTTTTGCAGCAAGCCACGCGCCACCAAAACGGTTGCCCAGCGGCTCGGGGCCCATACCTGCCAGCAGGCGGTGATCTTCCACGCCCGCCACCGGCACAAGGTCGACCATGCCGAAGCGGCGGGGATCGACCAGCCCGCAGCGCGCGCCCTCCCCGGTCTCGATTACCAGATGCTCGTGCAGGGCGGGCGGGGCCGCGCGCTCGGCTTGCGTGGGGCGCGAGAGCAGCACGCGCCCGGACATGCCCAGGTGCAGCACGACCACCATCCCGCCCGAAAGGGTGATGAGGATATATTTCCCCCGCCGGGCGAATCCATCGATCCGCTGTCCTTCCAGCGCCCGGGCCAGACCGGGGGGAAACGGCCAGCGCAGCCCCGTATGGTGCGTGCTGGCGCGGGAAATAGTGTGACCTTCAAGATGCACTCGCATCCCGCGCATCACAGTTTCAACTTCAGGGAGTTCCGGCATGGCCTCATCTGGGGTTATACCTGTGCATCATGACCGACAATAGCCAGCCATACCATCCCTCCCCTTCCGCCGGCCGTCCCGATGACCGCCATGCGGATACCACCGATTTCGGCTTCCGCGATGTGCCATTGCGCGAGAAGAAATCCATGGTGCGCGAAGTCTTTGACAGCGTGGCCTCCAAATACGACGTCATGAATGATGTGATGTCGCTGGGCATCCACCGCGCGTGGAAAAAGATTT
This is a stretch of genomic DNA from Komagataeibacter xylinus. It encodes these proteins:
- the mutM gene encoding bifunctional DNA-formamidopyrimidine glycosylase/DNA-(apurinic or apyrimidinic site) lyase, giving the protein MPELPEVETVMRGMRVHLEGHTISRASTHHTGLRWPFPPGLARALEGQRIDGFARRGKYILITLSGGMVVVLHLGMSGRVLLSRPTQAERAAPPALHEHLVIETGEGARCGLVDPRRFGMVDLVPVAGVEDHRLLAGMGPEPLGNRFGGAWLAAKGRGRRTSIKALLLDQRVVAGLGNIYVSEALFRARIHPARAAGEISAAEYDELATEVRAVLEEAIAAGGSSLRDYVQPDGELGYFQHAWRVYGREGLGCPDCPGPPACDGVERITQSGRSSFFCPRLQEA